A stretch of the Bacillus sp. FJAT-18017 genome encodes the following:
- a CDS encoding GlsB/YeaQ/YmgE family stress response membrane protein codes for MEFLWALIVGGIIGWLAGMVVGRDIPGGIIGNIIAGFVGAWLGTAILGDWGPVVGGFAIIPAIIGAVILVFLLSMIMKAFRKSNH; via the coding sequence ATGGAATTTCTATGGGCATTAATAGTAGGTGGTATTATTGGTTGGTTAGCAGGTATGGTCGTTGGAAGAGATATCCCGGGCGGAATTATTGGTAATATTATTGCAGGTTTTGTTGGTGCATGGTTAGGTACAGCAATCTTAGGTGATTGGGGTCCTGTAGTCGGTGGATTTGCAATAATCCCTGCGATTATTGGAGCAGTTATCCTAGTATTCCTGCTTAGCATGATTATGAAAGCATTCAGAAAATCAAATCACTAA
- the aspA gene encoding aspartate ammonia-lyase: protein MSANITYRIEKDFLGEKEVPEDAYYGVQTLRAVENFPITGYRLDPSLIKAMAVVKKSAAMANKATKQLSAEIADAIITAADEIIDGNWHDQFIVDPIQGGAGTSINMNTNEVIANRALELVGKLKGSYTIISPNTHVNMAQSTNDAFPTAIHIAVLDSLEGLLGTMEELQQAFFAKANEFDDVIKMGRTHLQDAVPIRLGQEFMAYARVLGRDIGRIQTSRQHLYVVNMGATAVGTGLNADPVYIEKVVCYLAENSKLPLEKADHLVDATQNTDCYLEVSAALKVCMMNMSKVANDLRMMASGPRAGLGEIKLPPRQPGSSIMPGKVNPVMVEVLNQVAFQVIGNDHTICLAAEAGQFELNVMEPVLVFNLLQSIKVMTNVFDVFRKYCLEGIEANRDRLEEYVNNSVGIITAINPHVGYETAAAIAKEAIETGKSVRELCIERGALTEEELDIILHPYEMTDPGISGKELLTKRNLIEA from the coding sequence ATGAGCGCAAATATAACATATAGAATTGAGAAAGATTTCCTTGGAGAAAAAGAAGTCCCAGAAGATGCGTATTATGGGGTCCAGACATTGCGCGCGGTTGAAAACTTTCCAATTACCGGCTATCGTCTGGATCCCAGCCTGATAAAGGCGATGGCTGTTGTGAAAAAGTCTGCCGCAATGGCAAATAAGGCAACAAAACAGCTGTCGGCTGAAATTGCCGATGCTATTATCACTGCGGCAGATGAAATCATCGATGGTAACTGGCATGATCAATTCATTGTTGATCCAATTCAAGGCGGAGCCGGAACCTCTATCAATATGAATACAAACGAAGTCATTGCCAATCGGGCCCTTGAGTTAGTCGGGAAACTGAAAGGCAGTTACACCATTATCAGTCCAAATACCCATGTAAATATGGCGCAATCCACGAACGATGCTTTTCCGACAGCGATACATATTGCTGTCCTTGATTCCCTGGAAGGGCTGCTTGGCACAATGGAGGAACTCCAGCAGGCATTTTTTGCAAAAGCAAATGAGTTTGATGATGTTATTAAGATGGGACGGACCCATCTTCAGGATGCCGTTCCAATCAGGCTTGGGCAGGAATTTATGGCTTATGCCCGGGTGCTAGGCCGCGATATAGGCAGAATCCAAACATCCAGGCAGCATCTTTATGTAGTAAATATGGGCGCAACAGCCGTAGGTACAGGGCTTAATGCGGATCCTGTCTATATTGAAAAGGTTGTGTGCTATTTAGCTGAAAATAGCAAACTTCCTTTAGAAAAGGCGGACCATCTAGTTGATGCAACCCAAAATACTGATTGCTACCTTGAGGTTTCCGCAGCCCTAAAGGTCTGTATGATGAATATGTCCAAGGTCGCTAATGACTTGCGTATGATGGCATCAGGCCCGAGAGCCGGCTTGGGAGAAATTAAGCTTCCTCCCCGTCAGCCGGGGTCTTCAATTATGCCAGGAAAAGTGAACCCGGTCATGGTGGAGGTACTAAATCAGGTAGCATTCCAGGTTATTGGCAATGACCATACAATTTGCCTTGCAGCCGAGGCTGGCCAATTTGAATTAAACGTCATGGAGCCGGTTCTCGTTTTCAATTTGCTTCAATCGATTAAAGTCATGACGAATGTGTTTGATGTGTTCCGCAAGTATTGCCTGGAAGGCATTGAAGCCAATCGGGACCGGCTTGAAGAATATGTAAACAACAGTGTCGGAATTATTACAGCAATAAATCCCCATGTTGGCTACGAAACTGCAGCTGCTATAGCTAAGGAAGCGATTGAGACAGGTAAATCAGTTCGCGAACTTTGTATTGAGAGGGGAGCACTGACTGAAGAGGAGCTGGATATTATTCTTCATCCATATGAGATGACAGACCCTGGCATATCCGGAAAGGAACTTCTTACAAAAAGAAACCTAATCGAGGCATAA
- a CDS encoding XapX domain-containing protein — protein MKEVLLALIAGMAVGLLFKFLKLPLPAPPVFSAVVGVFGVYFGGVAYEWLIKIIQN, from the coding sequence ATGAAAGAGGTTTTGCTAGCATTGATAGCAGGAATGGCAGTAGGTCTCCTTTTTAAATTCTTGAAGCTGCCCCTGCCTGCACCACCTGTCTTTTCAGCAGTGGTCGGGGTGTTTGGTGTATACTTCGGCGGTGTTGCGTATGAATGGCTTATCAAAATTATCCAAAACTGA
- a CDS encoding thioredoxin family protein → MKKVLIFLGIIIILFAGTAYLTNMSNKEKVDAKNPYGKDSLHPETVAQLKDPNYQNIITLDNLQDKLESGEDATVYFYSPTCPHCKVATPILMPLADDMDINIDQLNVLEYESAWDEFAIEGTPTLIRFEDGKEVARVTGGQDKEQYQQWLEDNVK, encoded by the coding sequence GTGAAGAAAGTACTTATTTTTCTTGGAATCATTATTATTTTATTTGCAGGAACAGCGTATCTTACAAATATGAGCAACAAAGAAAAGGTTGATGCTAAAAATCCTTACGGCAAAGATAGCCTTCATCCTGAAACAGTAGCCCAGCTGAAGGATCCAAATTACCAAAATATCATCACACTAGATAACTTACAGGATAAACTGGAAAGCGGTGAAGATGCCACCGTATATTTTTATAGTCCGACTTGCCCGCATTGCAAAGTTGCCACACCTATTTTAATGCCGCTGGCCGATGACATGGATATAAACATTGATCAGTTGAATGTCCTGGAGTATGAAAGTGCCTGGGATGAATTTGCAATCGAGGGAACCCCGACATTGATTCGTTTTGAAGACGGCAAAGAAGTCGCCAGGGTCACAGGCGGACAGGATAAAGAGCAATACCAGCAATGGCTGGAGGACAATGTAAAATAA
- a CDS encoding cytidine deaminase: protein MEEKELIQEAIKAREFAYIPYSKFGVGAALLSKDGRVFRGCNIENAAYSMANCGERTAIFKAISEGVTEFTAMAVVADTDRPVPPCGACRQVIAELLGPDVDIILSNLKGDVLRVRSEDILPGAFMPTDLG, encoded by the coding sequence ATGGAAGAAAAAGAATTGATTCAAGAGGCCATAAAAGCTAGAGAATTTGCGTATATCCCTTATTCAAAATTCGGAGTAGGAGCGGCACTTTTGTCCAAGGATGGACGGGTGTTCCGGGGCTGCAACATTGAGAACGCAGCTTATTCAATGGCCAACTGCGGCGAGCGCACAGCAATTTTTAAAGCTATTTCTGAAGGTGTTACGGAGTTCACTGCTATGGCTGTCGTTGCTGACACTGACAGGCCTGTACCTCCGTGCGGGGCGTGCCGCCAGGTCATTGCTGAACTGCTGGGTCCTGATGTTGATATTATTCTTAGCAACCTTAAAGGTGATGTATTGAGAGTTCGTTCTGAGGACATCCTTCCAGGTGCATTTATGCCAACCGACCTTGGTTGA
- a CDS encoding sugar-binding transcriptional regulator encodes MEKDKITKAIEAAKLYYLLDYNQNEISKVLGVSRPTVSRLLQLAKDEGIVQITIKDPVENIENLAAALEEKFGLKKAVVVSIPQYEGTVIKTFLGEKAAGYLYEIVKDGDIIGVTWGTTIYHVAVELRQKALNNVKVVQLKGGVSHSETNTYASEILYLFGKAFNTAPHYLPLPAIVDHPVVKQAMEADRHIKRILDFGRKTNIALFTIGPVKEESLLFQLGYFSEDDLNSLYGKAVGDICSRFFDIEGNIVNESLNERTLGINLVDLKKKEYSILVAGGQNKVEGIFGALNGGFANVLITDQFTAQFLLDKKVQK; translated from the coding sequence GTGGAAAAAGATAAGATAACCAAAGCGATAGAGGCAGCAAAGCTATATTATCTACTGGATTATAACCAAAACGAAATATCTAAGGTGCTAGGTGTATCGCGTCCCACTGTTTCACGGCTCCTTCAGCTGGCAAAAGATGAGGGCATTGTCCAGATAACGATTAAGGATCCCGTGGAGAATATTGAAAATCTGGCCGCGGCTCTAGAGGAAAAATTCGGTTTGAAAAAGGCCGTGGTCGTTTCTATTCCACAGTATGAGGGAACGGTAATAAAAACGTTCCTGGGTGAAAAGGCTGCTGGCTATCTGTATGAAATTGTAAAAGATGGAGATATTATCGGTGTGACTTGGGGAACAACCATCTATCATGTGGCGGTTGAACTAAGGCAAAAGGCTTTAAACAATGTTAAGGTTGTCCAGCTGAAGGGTGGTGTCAGCCACTCTGAAACCAACACGTATGCCTCCGAAATACTATATCTTTTTGGAAAAGCATTTAATACTGCACCCCATTACTTGCCTCTTCCGGCAATTGTTGACCATCCCGTCGTAAAGCAGGCAATGGAAGCAGACCGGCATATTAAAAGGATTTTGGACTTTGGCAGGAAGACGAATATAGCTCTGTTTACGATTGGACCAGTGAAAGAAGAATCACTGTTATTTCAGTTAGGCTATTTTTCAGAGGATGATTTGAATTCCCTTTACGGGAAGGCGGTCGGTGATATATGTTCCCGATTCTTTGACATTGAGGGGAATATTGTCAATGAAAGCTTGAACGAAAGAACACTTGGCATCAACCTGGTGGATTTAAAAAAGAAGGAATATTCAATCCTCGTTGCAGGCGGGCAGAATAAAGTGGAAGGCATCTTTGGCGCGTTAAACGGCGGCTTTGCCAATGTATTAATTACAGACCAGTTTACAGCCCAATTCCTGCTGGATAAAAAAGTTCAAAAATAA
- a CDS encoding inorganic phosphate transporter — translation MDSVFILTVAIVIFALAFDFINGFHDTANAIATAVSTKALRPRHAILLAAVMNFVGAMTFTGVAKTITKDIVDPFTLTNGSIVILAALCSAITWNLLTWYYGIPSSSSHTLIGSIAGAAIAASGFAALNYTGFLKILQALIFSPVLAFVVGFIVYGIFKFVFRDANLTKTNRNFRFIQIGTAALQSYTHGTNDAQKAMGIITMALIANNYVDSTDIPFWVQFSCAVAMGLGTSVGGWKIIKTVGGKIMKIRPINGVAADLTGAMIIFGATYIHLPVSTTHVISSGILGVGASHRLKGVKWGTAKTMLITWLITLPISATIAALFYYFLNLFF, via the coding sequence ATGGATTCAGTATTTATTCTGACAGTTGCAATTGTCATCTTCGCTCTTGCGTTCGACTTTATTAACGGATTTCATGATACGGCGAATGCAATTGCAACTGCAGTTTCAACAAAAGCTCTAAGGCCAAGGCATGCCATCCTTTTGGCTGCTGTAATGAACTTTGTCGGCGCCATGACCTTTACTGGAGTTGCCAAAACAATTACAAAAGACATTGTAGATCCTTTTACACTGACTAACGGTTCTATCGTCATCCTTGCAGCTCTTTGTTCTGCAATTACCTGGAACTTGCTTACCTGGTATTATGGAATTCCGAGCAGTTCATCCCATACATTGATTGGATCGATTGCAGGTGCGGCGATTGCTGCCTCAGGGTTCGCTGCTTTGAATTACACTGGTTTCCTTAAGATTCTTCAAGCATTGATTTTTTCGCCAGTCTTGGCCTTCGTGGTCGGTTTTATTGTTTACGGAATTTTTAAATTCGTATTTAGGGATGCAAATCTGACCAAAACAAATCGTAATTTTAGGTTTATCCAAATCGGTACTGCGGCGCTACAGTCCTATACACATGGAACAAACGATGCCCAAAAAGCAATGGGTATTATCACGATGGCACTTATCGCCAACAACTATGTTGATTCGACTGATATCCCATTCTGGGTCCAATTCTCCTGTGCGGTTGCAATGGGGCTTGGTACTTCTGTTGGCGGCTGGAAAATCATTAAAACAGTTGGCGGTAAAATCATGAAAATCCGTCCAATCAATGGCGTTGCCGCTGATTTGACTGGTGCTATGATCATCTTTGGCGCTACCTATATCCATTTACCGGTCAGTACAACTCATGTTATTTCTTCCGGTATTCTTGGTGTCGGTGCTTCCCACCGCCTAAAGGGCGTAAAATGGGGAACAGCGAAAACCATGCTAATTACCTGGCTGATTACTCTACCAATTTCAGCCACAATTGCTGCACTTTTCTATTACTTTTTGAATTTGTTCTTTTAA
- the deoC gene encoding deoxyribose-phosphate aldolase: MVQNIAAMIDHTLLKANATKAEITKLAEEAREYKFASVCVNPTWVKMAADLLEDTPEVKVCTVIGFPLGASTPETKAFETKNAIENGATEVDMVINIGALKDGNDELVERDIRAVVDAAKGKALTKVIIETSLLSDEEKVRASKLSVKAGADYVKTSTGFSTGGATVEDVRLMRETVGPEIGVKASGGVRSREDALAVVEAGATRIGASSGVAIVKGETASGSY, encoded by the coding sequence GTGGTTCAAAATATTGCAGCAATGATTGATCATACATTATTAAAAGCAAATGCTACAAAAGCGGAAATTACAAAATTGGCTGAGGAAGCCCGTGAGTATAAATTCGCCTCAGTCTGCGTCAATCCAACATGGGTGAAGATGGCAGCAGACTTGCTGGAGGATACTCCCGAAGTTAAGGTATGTACCGTCATTGGTTTTCCTCTAGGAGCAAGCACCCCAGAAACAAAAGCGTTTGAAACAAAGAATGCTATTGAAAATGGTGCCACCGAAGTGGATATGGTCATTAACATTGGCGCGTTAAAAGATGGAAACGATGAGCTTGTTGAACGCGATATCCGTGCTGTTGTTGATGCCGCGAAGGGAAAAGCATTAACTAAGGTTATCATCGAAACGTCTCTTCTTTCTGATGAAGAAAAAGTGAGGGCTTCCAAACTGTCCGTAAAAGCAGGAGCAGATTACGTTAAGACTTCTACCGGTTTTTCTACAGGTGGTGCCACAGTCGAGGATGTACGCTTAATGCGTGAAACCGTGGGACCAGAAATAGGTGTCAAAGCTTCAGGCGGAGTACGCAGCCGTGAAGATGCTCTTGCAGTAGTCGAAGCAGGCGCGACAAGGATTGGTGCCAGCTCTGGTGTTGCAATTGTAAAAGGAGAAACAGCATCTGGGTCATACTAA
- a CDS encoding aldo/keto reductase, producing MLSLKDTFLFHNGVEIPYFGLGVYKVEDGQEVEATIAEALRLGYRLIDTAALYQNEEGVGRAVRNSGIPREDIFITTKVWNSEQGYENTLKAFETSLQKLGLGYIDLYLIHWPVKGKYNETWKALEELYASGKVRAIGVSNFTIDHLKDLMAQSSIKPMANQVELHPVLVQKELREFCAEHGILVQAWSPLARGRILADPLLTSLAGKHGKTPAQIVLRWHLQNRVAVIPKSVTPARLQENTAIFDFELSAEEMNLIDGLDANTRFGPDPDNVDF from the coding sequence TTGTTGTCACTTAAAGATACATTTCTCTTTCATAATGGTGTCGAAATACCTTATTTTGGGCTAGGTGTTTATAAGGTGGAGGATGGACAAGAGGTAGAGGCAACTATTGCCGAGGCGCTTCGGTTGGGGTATCGTTTGATTGACACTGCAGCACTCTATCAAAATGAAGAGGGTGTCGGACGTGCTGTACGAAACAGCGGTATTCCACGCGAAGATATTTTTATTACAACGAAAGTCTGGAACAGTGAACAGGGATATGAAAACACCCTAAAGGCTTTTGAAACTAGCTTGCAAAAGCTTGGTCTCGGCTATATTGACCTTTATCTAATTCATTGGCCTGTAAAAGGGAAATATAATGAAACATGGAAAGCCTTAGAGGAACTTTATGCAAGTGGGAAAGTACGGGCTATTGGTGTTAGTAATTTTACTATCGATCACCTCAAAGATTTAATGGCCCAAAGCAGTATAAAGCCCATGGCCAACCAAGTCGAACTTCACCCCGTTTTAGTACAAAAAGAACTTCGAGAATTTTGCGCTGAACATGGGATTCTAGTCCAAGCCTGGTCTCCGCTAGCCCGAGGTAGAATATTGGCAGATCCACTCTTGACATCGCTAGCAGGAAAACATGGGAAAACACCGGCGCAAATTGTCCTTAGATGGCATTTGCAAAATAGGGTAGCGGTTATTCCTAAATCGGTCACCCCGGCAAGGCTTCAGGAAAATACGGCTATTTTTGATTTTGAATTATCTGCTGAAGAAATGAACCTTATTGATGGATTGGATGCAAATACCCGCTTTGGGCCTGATCCCGACAATGTTGACTTTTAA
- a CDS encoding DNA-3-methyladenine glycosylase has protein sequence MNHFDFELEPLPVEFFNQPTLELAPNLLGCILAYHSPEGLAAGYIVETEAYIGPGDQAAHSYMNRRTKRTEVMFAESGRAYTYVMHTHCLVNVVSGGAGNPEAVLIRAIEPCYGEDLMRSRRSVEDRRNLTNGPGKLTKAMGITMKDYGRKLTEPPLLIARGYIPVSISQGKRVGIENSGDARDYPWRFWITDNRFVSRKG, from the coding sequence ATGAATCATTTCGATTTTGAGCTTGAACCACTACCTGTTGAATTTTTCAACCAGCCAACCCTTGAATTGGCACCTAATTTACTAGGGTGCATACTTGCATATCATTCTCCTGAAGGGCTAGCTGCCGGGTATATTGTCGAAACGGAAGCATACATTGGCCCCGGTGATCAGGCTGCGCATAGCTACATGAATCGGAGGACAAAGCGAACGGAAGTAATGTTTGCCGAATCCGGAAGGGCATACACATATGTAATGCATACACATTGCCTCGTCAATGTTGTGAGCGGGGGTGCGGGTAACCCGGAAGCAGTCTTAATAAGAGCAATCGAACCGTGTTATGGAGAGGACTTAATGCGAAGCAGGCGTTCCGTGGAGGACAGGCGGAATTTGACGAATGGACCTGGAAAGCTCACAAAAGCTATGGGTATTACAATGAAGGATTACGGAAGAAAGCTGACCGAACCTCCACTTTTAATTGCAAGAGGCTATATTCCTGTTTCCATATCACAAGGCAAGAGGGTTGGAATCGAAAATTCAGGAGATGCACGCGATTACCCATGGCGATTCTGGATAACGGATAACCGTTTTGTATCAAGGAAAGGGTAA
- a CDS encoding DUF5365 family protein, giving the protein MRIVFASTPGQEEEISGLIHYFYSGILPMYFTDKEILEFERLSVLHLESASYETLKDAFYVMASLQTLIFILEAPVPGDYHRSLFQRNAENLRQYGLYFPFDYDSFLPGSKETDTYFSLYSPAANQLPV; this is encoded by the coding sequence GTGAGGATTGTTTTCGCATCGACACCCGGTCAGGAAGAAGAAATCAGCGGACTCATTCATTATTTTTATTCAGGCATTTTACCCATGTATTTTACTGACAAGGAAATTTTGGAGTTTGAACGGCTGTCTGTCCTTCATTTGGAAAGCGCTTCATACGAGACATTGAAGGATGCCTTCTATGTAATGGCTAGCCTCCAGACTCTCATTTTTATCCTTGAGGCCCCTGTCCCTGGAGATTACCATCGGTCACTTTTTCAAAGGAATGCTGAGAATTTGCGTCAATATGGCCTTTATTTTCCTTTTGATTATGATTCCTTCCTTCCTGGCAGTAAGGAAACTGATACATATTTTAGCCTGTATTCACCTGCTGCCAATCAGTTGCCCGTGTGA
- a CDS encoding DUF47 domain-containing protein, which produces MAFKKNEKFTTLLAEIAANLKESANYFTDYKLKNVSDLKIFSESMKDFESKGDTYVHSVIKELNDAFITPIEREDILHLSNSMDDVLDGLEHCAALFEMYSITEADDYMKQFTVAIQSSVLEIEKAVTLLATKKLLQIRQHAILIKDFESKCDGILRQSIKNLFSVEKDPIRIIQYKEIYETLEDIADSCQGVANTLETIIMKNA; this is translated from the coding sequence ATGGCTTTCAAAAAAAATGAAAAGTTCACTACCTTACTTGCGGAAATTGCTGCAAATCTAAAGGAAAGTGCTAACTATTTTACAGACTATAAGCTGAAGAATGTCAGTGATTTAAAAATCTTTTCAGAGAGCATGAAGGATTTTGAATCGAAAGGAGATACATATGTTCATTCGGTCATAAAGGAATTGAACGATGCTTTTATTACTCCAATTGAAAGAGAAGATATTCTTCATCTTTCAAACAGTATGGACGATGTCCTCGACGGGCTCGAACATTGTGCTGCCCTATTCGAAATGTATTCGATTACAGAGGCTGATGATTATATGAAGCAATTCACAGTTGCCATTCAGAGCAGTGTTCTTGAAATCGAGAAAGCCGTTACTCTGCTAGCAACGAAAAAACTTTTACAAATCCGTCAGCATGCAATCTTGATAAAGGATTTCGAATCCAAATGTGATGGTATCCTAAGACAGTCCATCAAAAATCTTTTCAGTGTCGAAAAGGATCCAATTCGAATCATCCAGTACAAGGAAATTTATGAAACACTCGAGGATATTGCAGATAGCTGCCAGGGTGTTGCCAATACACTTGAAACAATCATTATGAAAAACGCATAA
- a CDS encoding RluA family pseudouridine synthase — protein MLTTKMRGNTMEIIIPYAWEGISISQLFKEKWKAPKKQAHYFRMDGKVTLQGEKIGWDIPLAAGTRLHLDLSDVPSSEIIPYYLDLSILYEDEHVLVINKPAFINTHPNTPDDTTTLLNAVACHLQSAGEGASAQQIHRLDRDTTGAILFAKHPLAGGILDGMLERRLIKRTYVAAVCGTGLKKKDSINLPIGRDRHHPVRRRVSDTGQPAVTHYKVLNVDRAKKLTFVACWLETGRTHQIRVHFSHLGYPLAGDELYGGQPLFNRQALHSAKLEFIHPISLEPITVLAPFIDNTQIFQDINLDSL, from the coding sequence ATGCTGACTACAAAAATGCGTGGAAATACAATGGAAATAATAATACCTTATGCTTGGGAAGGGATTTCAATCTCACAACTTTTCAAGGAGAAATGGAAGGCACCAAAAAAACAAGCTCACTACTTCCGTATGGACGGAAAAGTAACCTTACAGGGAGAAAAAATAGGATGGGATATTCCGTTAGCAGCTGGAACCAGACTTCACCTCGACCTTTCTGATGTTCCTTCCTCAGAAATAATACCCTATTACCTGGACCTATCCATCTTGTATGAGGATGAACATGTATTGGTCATCAATAAACCAGCGTTCATAAATACTCATCCTAATACACCTGACGATACGACCACACTGCTTAACGCTGTTGCATGCCACCTCCAATCAGCAGGAGAGGGGGCTTCCGCTCAGCAAATCCATCGGCTTGACCGTGACACAACTGGAGCCATTCTTTTTGCCAAACATCCACTGGCAGGCGGGATACTCGATGGTATGCTGGAACGCCGATTGATTAAAAGAACATATGTCGCTGCTGTTTGCGGTACCGGTTTAAAGAAAAAGGATAGTATCAACCTGCCAATCGGGCGAGATAGACATCATCCGGTAAGAAGAAGGGTTTCGGATACCGGGCAGCCTGCAGTGACTCATTACAAAGTACTAAATGTTGATCGTGCAAAAAAACTGACCTTTGTGGCGTGCTGGCTAGAAACAGGCCGGACACATCAAATACGTGTTCACTTTAGCCACCTCGGCTATCCGCTGGCAGGTGATGAACTTTATGGCGGCCAACCGCTTTTCAATAGGCAAGCGCTGCATTCGGCAAAGCTTGAATTTATACATCCCATCAGCCTTGAACCAATCACAGTCCTTGCGCCATTTATAGACAATACTCAAATTTTCCAGGATATTAACCTTGATAGCCTATAA
- a CDS encoding disulfide oxidoreductase, which yields MLKKDSRENILFFAWAASVLAMFGSLYFSEIRKYEPCELCWYQRILMYPMVLLLGIAIVKKDYRISLYSLWLSAIGILISAYHYSLQKISFMADAAPACGRIPCTGQYINWLGFITIPFLALTAFAIIFICSLILVRKNKGEQIS from the coding sequence ATTTTGAAAAAGGATAGCAGGGAGAACATTTTATTTTTTGCCTGGGCAGCTTCTGTTCTAGCCATGTTCGGAAGCCTTTATTTCTCAGAAATCCGAAAGTATGAGCCATGTGAGCTTTGCTGGTACCAGCGAATCCTCATGTATCCAATGGTCCTTTTGCTTGGAATTGCGATCGTCAAGAAGGATTACCGCATCTCTTTATACAGCCTATGGCTGTCGGCAATCGGCATTCTAATCTCGGCCTATCATTATTCTTTGCAAAAAATTTCGTTTATGGCTGATGCGGCCCCTGCATGCGGACGGATACCTTGTACCGGGCAATACATAAACTGGCTTGGCTTTATCACCATTCCATTCCTGGCATTGACGGCTTTTGCTATTATCTTTATATGTAGCCTAATTCTTGTAAGGAAAAACAAGGGGGAACAAATTTCGTGA